In Candidatus Methylomirabilota bacterium, one DNA window encodes the following:
- a CDS encoding MFS transporter, with protein sequence MTPLIVLLCLTGFATTVTSGAFPTLLPEIGRTGGLPDWQLGVVAGAYGFARMLADVPVGLFLTHHLRRAFVLGPCLLAAGILIVATGGSFAGVVLGRLLMGVGHALSMMSGLTALLRFATAFKLASALSAFELSGMLGLLAGTLLVGLLPASLGWNAAFLVAGAPLLLAAATVPALMRRLPPSDGAAPRPLFARHAAPPAGPTPPAVTPSVVLAFAAGGTVAAAYSTVEQFLLPLRGSRTLGLERAGIARLLMTMQACDIVALLPVGALADRVGPARVLGVSLLVTSGALLLVAFGTLPVVGAGAALFGFSMSAWMLPLGVLRRETAPERIAWRTGLYRVCVDGGIFAGPFLAGLLGARLAPNLGAVWGGALALTGVLFLRRRR encoded by the coding sequence GTGACTCCGCTCATCGTCCTGCTCTGCCTCACGGGCTTCGCCACCACGGTCACGAGCGGCGCCTTCCCCACGCTCCTGCCGGAGATCGGCCGGACGGGCGGCCTGCCCGACTGGCAGCTCGGCGTGGTCGCCGGCGCCTACGGCTTCGCCCGGATGCTCGCCGACGTCCCGGTCGGTCTCTTCCTCACCCACCACCTGCGGCGCGCGTTCGTGCTCGGCCCGTGTCTCCTCGCGGCGGGCATCCTGATCGTCGCGACGGGCGGGTCGTTCGCCGGGGTGGTGCTCGGCCGGCTCCTCATGGGCGTCGGGCACGCGCTCAGCATGATGAGCGGGCTCACCGCGCTCCTCCGGTTCGCCACCGCGTTCAAGCTCGCCTCGGCGCTCAGCGCCTTCGAGCTCTCGGGCATGCTCGGCCTCCTCGCCGGCACGCTGCTGGTCGGGCTGCTCCCGGCGAGCCTCGGCTGGAACGCCGCGTTCCTCGTCGCCGGCGCGCCCCTGCTGCTCGCCGCCGCCACGGTCCCGGCGCTCATGCGCCGCCTGCCGCCCTCGGACGGCGCGGCGCCCCGGCCCCTCTTCGCCCGGCACGCCGCCCCGCCGGCGGGCCCGACGCCCCCGGCGGTCACGCCGAGCGTCGTCCTCGCGTTCGCCGCCGGCGGCACGGTCGCCGCCGCGTACTCGACGGTCGAGCAGTTCCTGCTCCCGCTCCGCGGCAGCCGCACGCTCGGACTCGAGCGCGCGGGCATCGCGCGCCTCCTGATGACGATGCAGGCCTGCGACATCGTCGCGCTCCTGCCCGTCGGCGCGCTCGCCGACCGCGTCGGGCCGGCGCGCGTGCTGGGCGTGAGCCTGCTCGTCACGTCGGGCGCGCTCCTGCTCGTCGCCTTCGGCACGCTCCCCGTCGTGGGCGCCGGCGCCGCGCTCTTCGGCTTCTCCATGTCGGCGTGGATGCTCCCCCTCGGCGTGCTCCGGCGCGAGACCGCGCCCGAGCGCATCGCGTGGCGCACGGGCCTCTACCGCGTCTGCGTGGACGGGGGGATCTTCGCGGGCCCGTTCCTCGCCGGGCTCCTCGGCGCGCGGCTCGCCCCGAACCTCGGCGCCGTGTGGGGCGGCGCGCTCGCGCTGACGGGCGTGCTCTTCCTCCGGCGCCGGCGCTGA